One Owenweeksia hongkongensis DSM 17368 genomic region harbors:
- the porT gene encoding type IX secretion/gliding motility protein PorT/SprT — MKKLRTYIVMGLCLVAMSSFAQNLPPNQPKYDKKPVHFGFLLGVNYYDFHIQTIEDLSTVPGYYSVRSETAPGYTIGIIANLRLTDYLDLRFIPAFAATERTLIFDVIEPISEKRTEVTRDIQSSFIDFPFELKWKSQRINNYRLYVLGGAKYSYDVSSNEHVEDDRVFKIPHNDFSYEFGFGVDIYFEFFKFSPQIKGSWGFADLIVDDGTFYIKGINRLETRGIFLNFTFE; from the coding sequence GTGAAAAAACTGAGAACCTACATAGTAATGGGTCTATGCCTGGTTGCCATGAGCAGCTTTGCGCAAAACCTTCCGCCAAACCAACCTAAGTATGACAAAAAGCCTGTGCACTTTGGCTTTTTACTTGGCGTTAATTACTATGACTTTCATATTCAAACGATAGAAGATCTTTCCACCGTACCCGGATATTATTCGGTGCGTAGCGAAACCGCACCAGGATATACGATTGGTATTATTGCCAACCTTCGTTTAACAGATTACTTAGATTTACGATTTATCCCGGCCTTTGCCGCCACCGAGCGTACATTGATTTTTGACGTAATAGAACCCATCTCTGAAAAAAGAACTGAGGTAACACGTGACATACAAAGTAGCTTCATTGACTTTCCATTTGAGCTAAAGTGGAAATCCCAGCGTATTAATAATTATAGGCTGTATGTTTTAGGTGGAGCAAAGTATAGTTATGATGTTTCTTCAAACGAACATGTAGAGGATGACCGCGTTTTCAAAATCCCGCACAATGACTTTTCCTATGAGTTTGGTTTTGGTGTGGATATCTACTTTGAATTTTTCAAATTCTCGCCTCAAATCAAAGGCTCTTGGGGCTTTGCCGACCTTATTGTGGACGATGGCACATTCTATATCAAAGGAATTAACCGCCTCGAAACCCGTGGTATATTCCTGAACTTTACTTTTGAATAG
- a CDS encoding glycosyltransferase family 9 protein encodes MHLVVLRFSAIGDVALTVPVIAQIKQTYPEVKITVVTRGFLKSLFSAVDVNFLEADLNGRHKGFKGIKKLHSDIKKLNPDKIIDLHGVLRTHILKRFFSLNRIPFFSINKGREGKKELTRKENKVWKQQKHSTTRYAEVFAEAGFPINWKTESIPHLKYTNPKAEEVWAEIKTESTATIGIAPLTTFKGKTWPWEKVEELVQQLCEQQIQVVLFGGKGDKEILDKLTLNQTLVSNLAGKLPFDAEIALMKKLDAMVSMDSSNMHLATLAGTPVVSIWGATHTLAGFGPLGKNDHLIAEIPKEELDCRPCSVFGNKPCFRGDYACLNYLSSQSVLEKVILATKQKL; translated from the coding sequence ATGCATTTGGTGGTACTTCGGTTTTCTGCAATTGGCGATGTGGCCCTTACCGTGCCAGTCATTGCTCAAATTAAGCAGACCTATCCCGAAGTAAAAATCACCGTTGTAACCCGAGGTTTTTTAAAATCACTTTTTTCGGCAGTGGATGTCAACTTTTTGGAGGCAGACCTCAATGGTCGGCACAAAGGATTTAAGGGCATCAAAAAACTTCATTCAGACATCAAAAAACTAAACCCCGATAAGATTATAGATCTTCATGGGGTTTTACGCACACATATTCTCAAGCGCTTTTTCAGCTTAAACCGAATCCCGTTTTTCAGTATTAATAAAGGAAGGGAAGGCAAAAAGGAGCTTACCCGAAAAGAAAACAAAGTCTGGAAACAGCAAAAACACAGCACCACCCGATACGCTGAAGTATTTGCTGAAGCAGGGTTTCCTATTAATTGGAAAACTGAATCTATTCCACATTTAAAGTACACCAATCCAAAAGCTGAAGAAGTTTGGGCCGAAATAAAAACCGAAAGTACAGCTACTATAGGCATCGCTCCGCTCACCACTTTCAAAGGTAAAACTTGGCCTTGGGAAAAAGTAGAAGAACTTGTTCAGCAATTGTGTGAACAGCAAATTCAGGTAGTTCTATTTGGAGGTAAAGGCGATAAAGAAATCTTGGACAAACTCACGCTGAACCAAACTTTGGTTTCAAACCTTGCTGGAAAATTACCTTTTGATGCAGAAATTGCCTTGATGAAAAAGCTTGACGCCATGGTAAGCATGGATTCATCCAATATGCATTTGGCAACATTAGCTGGCACTCCTGTAGTTTCTATTTGGGGTGCAACACACACCTTGGCGGGATTTGGGCCTTTGGGCAAAAATGATCACCTCATTGCCGAAATTCCAAAAGAAGAACTGGATTGCCGCCCATGCTCTGTGTTTGGAAACAAGCCATGCTTTAGAGGAGATTACGCCTGTTTGAACTATCTTTCCTCACAATCTGTATTGGAAAAAGTAATCTTGGCAACTAAGCAAAAGCTGTAA
- a CDS encoding DUF4254 domain-containing protein, translated as MKAARMNDIFDQCIADYHQTDHVDSAENNTFPKDSFDHLLYHKNWIDTVQWHLEDIIRDPKIKAEDALVIKRRIDASNQDRTDLVEQVDDYYLSSFGDINPKKHARVNTESPAWAIDRLSILALKIYHMRVEASRTDVNDELLNKNQFKLNVLLTQREDLSLAIDQLIEDLQSGDRIMKVYRQMKMYNDPELNPVLYAKKNNG; from the coding sequence ATGAAGGCGGCCCGAATGAATGATATTTTTGATCAGTGTATTGCTGATTATCACCAAACTGATCACGTGGATAGCGCTGAAAACAACACTTTTCCAAAAGATAGTTTTGACCATCTTCTGTATCACAAAAACTGGATTGACACCGTTCAGTGGCACCTCGAAGACATCATTCGTGACCCAAAAATAAAAGCAGAAGATGCACTTGTAATAAAGCGTAGAATTGACGCCAGCAACCAGGATCGTACAGATTTGGTAGAGCAGGTAGATGATTATTACTTAAGTTCTTTTGGTGACATTAACCCAAAGAAACATGCTCGTGTGAATACCGAAAGTCCTGCATGGGCCATTGATCGCCTTTCTATTTTGGCACTCAAAATTTACCACATGCGCGTGGAGGCTTCTCGTACTGATGTGAATGACGAATTGCTCAACAAAAATCAGTTTAAACTAAATGTACTGCTTACTCAGCGTGAAGATTTGAGCCTTGCCATCGACCAACTTATTGAGGACCTTCAAAGTGGCGACCGCATTATGAAAGTATATCGCCAAATGAAGATGTACAATGATCCGGAACTGAACCCCGTGCTGTACGCCAAAAAGAACAATGGCTAA
- a CDS encoding DUF7935 family protein: MDIVLDILKYALPSVFLLILCYMMLSNFMENEEKRRSYFLKKETQKSALPVRLQAYERLSLFLERITPDRLLVRLHSQGLTAQQYQTLLTETIREEFEHNLSQQIYISDEAWKLIVDSKSATVGIINNISREFKPKDDAMALRKTILNRTMEMESFPTKKALRYLKGEVKRDF, translated from the coding sequence ATGGACATAGTTTTAGATATTCTTAAATACGCACTTCCTTCTGTATTTCTTTTGATTTTATGTTATATGATGCTTTCCAATTTTATGGAGAATGAGGAAAAGCGCAGATCATACTTTTTGAAAAAAGAAACTCAAAAGAGTGCTTTGCCCGTACGCTTGCAGGCATATGAACGTCTTTCTTTATTTCTGGAGCGTATTACTCCTGATCGTCTTTTGGTTCGTTTGCATTCTCAAGGCTTAACAGCGCAACAGTATCAAACCTTGCTTACGGAGACTATTCGAGAAGAATTTGAGCATAACCTTTCTCAGCAGATTTATATTAGCGATGAAGCCTGGAAGCTGATTGTCGATTCTAAATCAGCTACGGTTGGTATCATCAATAATATTTCTCGCGAGTTTAAGCCCAAAGATGATGCTATGGCACTTCGCAAAACCATCCTCAATAGAACTATGGAGATGGAATCTTTCCCTACTAAAAAGGCTTTACGCTATCTAAAAGGCGAGGTAAAAAGGGATTTCTAA
- a CDS encoding TrkH family potassium uptake protein, with the protein MIFQEIREKVKLFIYDSRDIVLKLFRVSSVIVAFIAVLSILYFHGFNITSEENKVITIILRVAFGYFVIKYLVRLLFSLQPLKDFKNSLFEGVLILLVILNASFAFLFDWELIHHLGQFLNIENINWFFAVGIQLYFVLILVNEVGRAGSRLSSFNLSPPAMLIGSFFILILFGSGLLVLPEMTSSGESMPYFDALFTSISASCVTGLIVVDTATYFSLKGQMVIMLLIQLGGLNIISFASVFALIARRGIGLKHQSMLQESLNAESLSASSSLFRQIFLFSMLIEIAGAVLIFFSWKDIPEVSATSDKIFYSIFHSISAFNNAGFSVFSNGLFEEGVRNAYTLHLVIALLIILGGIGFTTMRDLFSFSRIKERYQKSWRSLRIDTKLSLYSAAILILSGFVVFYVFEVNNTLKDASIWGQVVGALFQSVTTRTAGFNTVDVGALAKPALIFSIFLMFIGASPGSTGGGIKTNTFAIIILGAWSTARGKPRLELFKRTIPYDLLNKAFLIFFISICFIALGIFGLAISEPDKSLIALSYEEVSAFCTAGLSTGITADLSTTGRVIIMLSMFLGRVGILSLAFALGRNTKVHDYKYPKASLLIG; encoded by the coding sequence ATGATTTTTCAAGAAATCAGGGAAAAGGTCAAACTCTTTATTTACGACTCCCGGGATATTGTCTTAAAACTATTTCGGGTAAGCAGTGTGATAGTTGCCTTTATAGCGGTACTAAGCATACTCTATTTTCATGGATTTAACATTACCAGTGAAGAGAACAAGGTAATCACCATAATACTCAGGGTAGCATTCGGCTACTTTGTTATAAAGTATTTGGTCCGGCTACTTTTTAGCCTGCAACCTCTCAAAGATTTTAAAAACTCCCTATTTGAAGGAGTCCTTATTCTTCTGGTGATTCTCAATGCCTCCTTTGCATTTCTCTTTGATTGGGAGTTGATTCATCATCTAGGTCAATTTCTCAATATTGAAAATATTAACTGGTTTTTTGCAGTTGGCATTCAACTCTACTTTGTACTCATTTTGGTAAATGAAGTTGGGCGTGCAGGCAGCCGCTTAAGCTCCTTCAACCTCTCTCCACCAGCCATGCTTATTGGCTCATTCTTTATTCTTATCCTTTTCGGAAGTGGTCTTTTAGTTCTTCCCGAAATGACATCTAGCGGAGAATCCATGCCCTACTTTGATGCACTCTTCACCTCTATTTCGGCTAGCTGCGTTACAGGTTTGATTGTAGTGGATACAGCGACTTATTTTAGCCTAAAGGGCCAAATGGTAATCATGCTCCTTATTCAATTGGGTGGTTTAAATATTATCTCTTTTGCAAGTGTATTTGCGCTCATCGCTAGGCGCGGAATTGGGCTAAAGCATCAAAGCATGCTTCAGGAGAGTCTCAATGCCGAATCATTAAGCGCTAGCTCTTCACTATTCCGACAGATATTTCTGTTTAGCATGTTGATAGAAATAGCAGGTGCAGTGCTCATTTTCTTTTCCTGGAAAGACATCCCTGAGGTAAGTGCCACGTCAGACAAAATATTCTACAGCATTTTTCATAGTATTTCTGCTTTTAACAATGCTGGTTTCTCCGTTTTCTCAAATGGCCTTTTTGAGGAAGGAGTTCGAAACGCCTATACATTGCACTTGGTTATAGCGCTTCTCATTATTCTTGGCGGAATTGGATTTACCACCATGCGTGACCTTTTTAGCTTTAGCAGAATAAAAGAACGTTACCAAAAAAGCTGGCGCTCACTCCGTATTGATACCAAACTTAGCCTCTACAGTGCGGCCATCCTCATACTTTCAGGGTTTGTGGTGTTTTACGTTTTTGAAGTAAACAATACCTTAAAAGATGCATCCATCTGGGGACAAGTGGTTGGTGCGCTATTTCAATCAGTAACTACACGTACTGCTGGCTTTAACACAGTAGACGTGGGTGCTTTGGCAAAACCAGCTTTGATATTCAGCATTTTTCTAATGTTCATTGGAGCCAGCCCTGGCTCTACTGGTGGTGGTATAAAAACCAACACATTCGCTATTATCATTCTTGGGGCGTGGAGCACAGCTAGAGGTAAACCCAGGTTGGAGCTTTTTAAAAGAACTATTCCTTATGATTTGCTCAATAAAGCATTTCTAATATTTTTCATTTCAATCTGCTTTATTGCTCTCGGCATTTTTGGCCTGGCCATTTCAGAGCCTGATAAATCTTTGATAGCTCTATCCTATGAGGAGGTTTCGGCTTTTTGTACCGCAGGCCTGAGCACAGGCATCACTGCAGATTTAAGCACCACAGGCCGCGTAATCATTATGCTCAGCATGTTTTTAGGAAGAGTGGGAATACTTTCCCTTGCCTTTGCCTTAGGGCGAAACACTAAAGTGCATGACTACAAGTATCCCAAGGCCAGTCTACTGATCGGATAA
- a CDS encoding T9SS type A sorting domain-containing protein codes for MKTPISFLALFLCISLSVFGQKFNRSYTNHQYFDDVMLSGGRFFSTSPGSLNWSEIVKWSDEGKVVARKLMPHDSLRRVVNLIKNESDSTFLISGASFDTTVFWVHDYGFIARLDTALNILELKDIVDSSWNFGTGIQSLPDGKILAFKGAGIYKFNKDFSLNDYYTKDGTHNDFAVPLIGDSVFVQRSGGGSWSYAVIDMGDSVEYAVAGLPGSNTQGNYGSYDSKNDGLCIYDFPSNNGSGVLSFYNKETLSLENSYYLSDTAGFDVSRIEFFEDGIVGTATTGEYIVLQGDFPFTKYIDSVRNEDLTSRSFRYTRTALEGNTIALVSEAESCHRHLEIYPFNQKAETFGEVNLSSSVNSAVITGNARTYTETDTTFYSYEIDASLDVWIKNNSTKTLDSLDILYTAYNGSWSCGRKAAYQNMNLAPADSVMVTITDDFLSYTADSNIADLDIQLVAAAANGNILYPVGINSVNSHFEGMNLKETNLAERIEVYPSPVNDVLNVNLKGSGVINRLTVYSITGQQILTKEIYDTKAPLNVSGLKSGIYILSTEVDGEVYSQRFVKQ; via the coding sequence ATGAAAACCCCTATTTCTTTTCTAGCACTTTTCCTGTGCATTTCTCTCAGTGTTTTTGGTCAGAAGTTTAATCGGTCTTACACCAATCATCAATACTTTGATGATGTGATGTTGAGTGGAGGTCGTTTTTTTTCAACAAGTCCGGGTAGCTTAAACTGGTCGGAAATTGTAAAATGGAGTGACGAAGGTAAAGTGGTTGCGAGGAAATTAATGCCTCACGATTCCTTGCGAAGGGTTGTCAATTTAATTAAGAATGAATCTGACTCCACTTTTCTTATTTCAGGAGCTTCGTTTGATACCACTGTATTTTGGGTACATGACTATGGCTTTATTGCGCGATTGGATACTGCATTGAATATTTTAGAGTTGAAGGATATTGTGGATAGTTCCTGGAACTTTGGGACAGGTATTCAGTCCTTGCCTGATGGCAAAATATTAGCTTTTAAAGGAGCTGGAATCTATAAGTTTAATAAAGACTTTAGCTTAAATGACTATTACACTAAGGATGGTACTCACAACGACTTTGCTGTGCCGCTGATTGGTGATAGTGTTTTTGTGCAACGGTCAGGTGGCGGAAGTTGGAGTTATGCTGTAATTGACATGGGAGATAGTGTTGAGTATGCTGTTGCCGGATTACCGGGGTCTAACACCCAAGGGAATTATGGAAGTTATGATTCTAAAAATGATGGACTTTGCATTTATGACTTTCCCAGTAATAATGGAAGTGGGGTATTGAGCTTTTACAATAAAGAAACCCTGAGCCTTGAAAACTCATATTATTTGAGTGATACTGCTGGTTTTGATGTATCAAGAATAGAGTTTTTTGAAGATGGAATTGTTGGAACTGCTACGACTGGAGAGTATATCGTTTTGCAGGGAGATTTTCCTTTTACCAAGTATATCGATTCGGTTCGTAATGAGGATTTGACCTCAAGAAGCTTTCGATATACAAGAACTGCTTTGGAGGGAAATACAATTGCTTTGGTAAGTGAAGCTGAAAGTTGCCATAGACATTTAGAGATTTATCCTTTTAATCAAAAGGCGGAAACATTTGGCGAGGTAAATTTATCTTCTTCTGTTAATTCAGCTGTAATTACGGGGAATGCAAGAACATATACGGAAACAGATACAACTTTTTACTCTTATGAAATAGACGCAAGTTTAGATGTCTGGATAAAGAACAATAGTACTAAGACTTTGGATAGTCTGGATATTCTTTATACAGCATATAATGGTTCTTGGAGTTGCGGTAGGAAGGCTGCTTATCAGAACATGAATTTAGCTCCGGCAGATTCCGTGATGGTTACAATTACTGACGATTTTTTATCCTACACAGCAGATAGTAATATTGCTGATTTAGATATTCAATTGGTGGCTGCAGCTGCTAATGGAAACATTCTTTATCCGGTGGGAATAAATTCAGTGAATTCTCATTTTGAAGGAATGAACCTTAAAGAAACCAATCTAGCGGAGCGCATTGAGGTTTACCCTTCTCCGGTAAATGATGTACTGAATGTAAACTTGAAAGGTTCGGGAGTTATCAATCGCTTAACAGTTTATTCCATTACAGGGCAACAAATTCTTACTAAAGAAATTTATGACACAAAAGCGCCATTAAACGTAAGTGGGCTGAAAAGTGGAATCTATATTCTTTCAACAGAAGTTGACGGAGAAGTGTATTCTCAGCGCTTTGTAAAGCAGTAA
- the meaB gene encoding methylmalonyl Co-A mutase-associated GTPase MeaB — MDNINPNFKKFKSAELPSADWLLGELSKGNRAALSRALTLVESKSQKHRKVAEELIHKALPLSGNSVRIGITGVPGVGKSTFIEAFGTYLTSIGKKVAVLAIDPSSTKNRGSILGDKTRMNELSQNEMAFIRPSPSAGSLGGVARKTRESILLCEAAGYDVIIVETVGVGQSETAVKSMVDFFMLLMLAGAGDELQGIKRGIMEMADLLIINKADGNNARNAKRASGEYKRALHLFPANDNEWIPRVSVASAIEKTGMSDAWEVITEFENQQKNKGYFKTTRQEQALKWFEESIGELLLEKFNRNPEAQENLQQLKEKVRSEKLEPFNAANQAVDFLFKTTS, encoded by the coding sequence ATGGACAACATCAACCCCAATTTCAAAAAATTCAAATCAGCGGAGCTACCCTCCGCTGATTGGCTTTTAGGTGAACTCAGTAAAGGGAATCGAGCAGCACTTAGCCGTGCTCTTACTTTAGTGGAAAGCAAAAGCCAAAAGCACAGAAAAGTGGCCGAAGAGCTTATTCATAAAGCACTTCCCCTTTCTGGGAATTCTGTTCGGATTGGGATAACTGGTGTGCCTGGAGTTGGTAAGAGCACTTTTATTGAGGCGTTCGGGACTTACCTTACTTCCATTGGCAAAAAGGTGGCAGTCCTCGCTATTGATCCTAGCAGCACCAAAAACCGTGGCAGTATTTTGGGTGATAAAACCCGAATGAATGAACTTTCACAAAACGAGATGGCATTCATTCGCCCCAGCCCTTCGGCTGGCTCACTGGGTGGTGTAGCTCGAAAGACTCGTGAATCTATCCTTCTTTGCGAAGCTGCTGGATATGATGTAATTATTGTGGAAACTGTAGGTGTTGGTCAGTCCGAAACTGCTGTAAAATCTATGGTCGACTTTTTTATGCTGCTAATGCTTGCTGGTGCTGGTGATGAACTTCAGGGCATAAAACGCGGCATCATGGAAATGGCCGATCTGCTTATTATCAACAAAGCAGATGGTAACAATGCCCGCAATGCCAAGCGCGCTAGTGGAGAGTATAAGCGTGCGCTACATCTTTTTCCTGCCAACGATAATGAATGGATACCTCGTGTAAGTGTGGCTTCGGCCATCGAGAAAACAGGTATGAGCGATGCCTGGGAAGTAATTACTGAATTTGAAAATCAACAGAAAAATAAGGGGTATTTTAAAACTACGCGCCAAGAGCAAGCCCTAAAATGGTTTGAAGAATCTATTGGCGAACTTCTTTTAGAAAAATTCAACAGGAACCCTGAAGCACAAGAAAATTTGCAACAGCTAAAAGAAAAAGTAAGGTCCGAGAAACTCGAACCTTTTAATGCCGCCAATCAGGCGGTAGACTTTTTATTTAAGACCACTTCTTAG
- a CDS encoding pyridoxal phosphate-dependent aminotransferase translates to MNLLSDRIQELSESQTIAMNRKSREMKENGIDVISLSLGEPDFNTPDFIKEAAKQAIDDNYTYYPPIAGYKDVREAISKKFKRDNGLDYSPEQIVVSTGAKQSIANVVLCTINPGDEVLLPAPYWVSYYEIVKLAGGIPVVIPTKIENDFKITGEELESFINAKTKMMIFSSPCNPSGTVYTAEELEDLAKVIKVHPNLLVISDEIYELINFEGKHASLAANTEIYDQVITINGVSKGFAMTGWRCGYIGAPLWLAKACDKMQGQFTSATCSITQRAVLAALEADPSEVSYMKDAFAKRRDLVLGLLNEIPGIETNLPIGAFYIFPNVTKLFNKKHNGKEIGNCNNLCLYLLEEAQVGLVPGDAFGSPNCIRISYAASEETLVEALKRIKSAIEKLS, encoded by the coding sequence ATGAACCTTCTCTCGGACCGTATTCAGGAACTCTCTGAATCTCAAACAATAGCAATGAATCGCAAGAGCCGCGAAATGAAAGAAAACGGCATCGATGTGATTAGTCTTTCTTTGGGAGAGCCCGATTTTAACACGCCAGACTTTATTAAAGAAGCTGCCAAGCAAGCTATAGATGATAACTACACCTACTATCCACCCATTGCCGGATACAAGGATGTGAGAGAAGCTATTAGCAAAAAGTTTAAAAGAGATAATGGGCTGGATTACTCTCCTGAGCAAATAGTAGTTTCTACAGGAGCCAAGCAATCCATTGCTAATGTGGTACTGTGCACCATCAATCCTGGTGATGAAGTACTGCTACCCGCCCCTTATTGGGTTTCTTATTATGAAATAGTAAAACTAGCTGGAGGTATTCCCGTGGTGATTCCTACCAAAATTGAAAATGACTTTAAAATTACAGGCGAAGAATTAGAGTCATTCATCAATGCTAAAACCAAAATGATGATTTTCAGCTCGCCTTGTAATCCTTCGGGCACCGTGTATACGGCCGAAGAGTTGGAGGACTTGGCCAAGGTTATTAAGGTTCACCCTAACTTGTTGGTGATTAGCGATGAAATATATGAGCTTATAAACTTTGAAGGCAAGCACGCCAGCCTTGCGGCAAATACCGAAATCTATGATCAGGTTATCACCATCAATGGTGTTTCCAAAGGTTTTGCAATGACGGGCTGGAGATGTGGATACATTGGCGCACCACTTTGGTTGGCCAAAGCTTGCGACAAAATGCAAGGCCAATTTACCTCAGCTACATGTAGCATTACGCAACGTGCAGTGCTTGCCGCGTTAGAAGCTGATCCTTCTGAGGTTAGCTATATGAAGGATGCTTTTGCCAAAAGGCGTGATTTGGTTCTGGGACTACTCAATGAAATACCTGGAATTGAAACCAACTTACCAATAGGTGCATTTTACATTTTCCCTAATGTGACTAAGCTTTTCAACAAAAAGCACAATGGAAAAGAGATTGGAAACTGTAACAACCTTTGCCTTTACCTTTTGGAGGAGGCTCAAGTAGGGTTGGTTCCCGGAGATGCTTTTGGAAGCCCAAACTGCATTCGTATTTCATACGCTGCTTCTGAAGAAACTTTGGTGGAAGCCTTGAAAAGAATTAAATCAGCAATAGAAAAACTTAGTTAG
- the ubiE gene encoding bifunctional demethylmenaquinone methyltransferase/2-methoxy-6-polyprenyl-1,4-benzoquinol methylase UbiE, which translates to MKNEVKPYKEAEGSKKEQVAQMFDSISQRYDFLNHMLSMNIDKGWRKKVVKIAAAEGPKQILDVATGTGDLAIALTKAKPDSIMGIDISNGMLEVGRKKIKEKGLTQIITLQQADSEDLPFEDNTFDIVTVAFGVRNFENLEKGMSEIRRVLKPGGKALVLEFSQPTGFPFKQVYKFYFKNILPTLGKAISKDASAYTYLPESVNAFPYGQKFIDVLENVGFTQNKFQPVTFGVATIYEAVK; encoded by the coding sequence ATGAAGAACGAAGTAAAGCCCTATAAAGAAGCCGAAGGCAGCAAGAAAGAACAAGTTGCACAGATGTTTGATAGCATCAGTCAACGCTACGACTTTCTCAACCACATGCTTTCTATGAACATCGATAAAGGATGGCGTAAGAAAGTGGTGAAAATAGCTGCAGCAGAAGGCCCGAAGCAAATATTGGATGTAGCTACTGGAACTGGCGACCTTGCAATTGCCCTTACCAAAGCTAAGCCCGATAGCATTATGGGAATTGATATTTCTAATGGAATGCTAGAAGTAGGCCGCAAGAAGATCAAGGAAAAAGGCCTTACCCAAATCATCACTTTGCAACAAGCAGACTCTGAAGACCTTCCCTTTGAGGATAACACTTTTGATATTGTAACTGTAGCTTTTGGAGTGCGTAACTTCGAAAACCTTGAAAAAGGAATGTCAGAAATTAGACGTGTTTTAAAGCCTGGTGGAAAAGCTTTGGTTTTAGAATTTTCCCAACCCACTGGATTTCCTTTCAAGCAGGTTTATAAATTCTATTTCAAAAATATATTGCCAACACTGGGCAAAGCGATTTCGAAAGATGCTAGTGCCTACACCTATTTACCAGAATCAGTAAATGCTTTCCCTTACGGACAAAAATTTATTGATGTACTTGAGAATGTTGGCTTTACGCAAAATAAATTTCAGCCAGTTACTTTTGGAGTAGCTACTATTTATGAAGCTGTAAAATAA